Within the Dermacentor silvarum isolate Dsil-2018 chromosome 8, BIME_Dsil_1.4, whole genome shotgun sequence genome, the region CGGGATACAGGAATATGATGGGAATGGACGAAAGAAACCACCGTAAGGACATGCCGCCTGCCCTGTAGCGGGATATGGAAGTAATGGGATTGAAATTTATAAAAACATTAGACCAAATAAGCTGTGCACATGAACTACATGAGGCCCTGCGGGCAGTCTGCGACTCTCTCCACGTGCAGGTAGCAGAGTAACGCGCTTAAACCCATCTGCCGGTGAAAGTCTTAACCAGTGACCCCAGATTTCTTCCCTCCTAGAATATGTGATTGTCCGATCCATCTAGTGCAGTCAAAACCTCCAACTGTAGCGGACAGCTCTTACAACGGAGATTCATGGCCCGATGCGGAATGAACAAGCGGCCGTGAATTCCCCGCCGATTCAAGACGATTCGTCGCTTCAGATCATGGCTCAATATACTGAATATACGGGAAACTGCCAGCGCAAGTGTAAAGTATGAAGGCTTATGTTGGCGACACCGAATAAATTTCGCATAACAATCAGCACCACGGTGGAGTTTGGAGTTGTCTATTGGAAAATTCACCTGCTGGTCCAATAACTAACGCGTTTTGACATATATTGACATGTGTACACgtttatctttctccggtgaccgcttttcataGGCTAACAAATTTTACACGTCATCACTTCGCGAAGGACCCACCCGCTTGTATCGGAGCTTCCTCGAACGTCATTCATGGttctattcgttgtctgttgtcaccgaaccttgtgtaatctgattgtatgccaccgccgtggttgtttagtgactatggtgttgggctgctaagcacaggtcgcgggatcaaatctcggccacgtcggccgcatttcgatgggggtgaaatgctaaaacacccgtgtacttagatttaggtgcgcagtaaagaaccccaggtggtccaaatttttcggagtcccccgctacggtgtacctcataatcaaatcgtggttttggcacgtaaaaccccataattaaattttaattttttattgtatgcgcgacgcgaattgtgtagtacattCTGGGAAGCACGCCGCcaccagcgattacgctagaaccatcgacgagtcatgtataaaagccgacgcccttgacccgctcatcagatttcgacgatcgagGACTGCGCTCGCCGCTGTCTTTGTGCtacaagtgtaacttgctttggTTGGTACAGGTgcgcccaataaagagttcgtTTCGCGATTGGCAGTTCTGACACTGGGTTCTTCGCCTTCACTGCAACGTGATAATATGAAAGAAGTACGAACGGACGACTGCGCGTTTTGCATGTTTGGTGATCAGGTACTCCCGAGTAATTGCAGCTGCGATAGGTACCGCTGTATCCAGATAACAAACCAGAAGGATGTTTGCCCTTCTGGATGAATAACCAGAAGAAATGCGGAAAtttaatatataaatatatacagggtgtttcagcgaacacttttaaaaattcttaaaggtcgcctgtggcagatagtacaattgaACACTTGAGTACACTTGATAGTACACTTGAATACAATAGTATACTtgaacaagaaattgaaatgcataatcgaataattaacagaaattcgctaattaagtttttaactaattacctgatggcccatattgcaatttacaaattgtagctgtggagttcgcaaggcggatccacttggaatgaattgtCGAGATTACACCAGtatagagatattaattcccgaactttgcggagaaatgcattggcgttccagttaggttcttaacaaaacgtcgcttgttgcattgaagcacaaaattaactggaacgccaatgcatttctctgcaaagttcgggaattatgatctcgaaactggtgtcatcctggaaatttattctaagttagtaattattattattaggttaTTAATTctatatatgatatatatatatatatatatatatatatatatatatatatatatatatatatatatattgacgcgcgCTCTATGTAGACATTGAAACGACTATGACGATATGTGCTTGAACAGACTCCGTGTAGTGGGATAGGGGgaattcgaagacgaagacgtCTGTGTTCGGgtggtttttttattgcgatagcaattatatggacactcaaaagcagatttctgccgtcgccgtcgccgtcgccgtcgccgtcgccgtgaggttccgtatgacgtcaatggagatgaaatcgtcgccgcgcgccgccgaacgctgtatgtgcgagtgaaagagcgctagggacgcgcgctttcacggggagtgaacgcacggcggagaagaaacgcgcgttctgcgctgtgctcccttaagggctgcagaagtaggcgtctctttcctcctctacaatcaccatatatgtagagtaagggcccattcacacttgcgactaggtgaggtcgcgcgaccaagttggtcgcaaagcgaccagtcgcaagtagtcgcaaatggtcgcttttctcgaaatgcgaccgtttcgggccagtcgctcactgctcgatttttcagtcgcgcgaccgcagtcgcagaacagctgaaccaatcagatgcgaaggaacaggacgtctgtatacgctgacgcttattttacgcggcgatgacatttcaagctgACGTGAACGGcgtatcgtgatacatttcggtttagcgactcgtcggtcgcatttgtaagtgtgaacatcgttcgtctggagtagttttctggtcgccagtcgcaattggtcgcgcgacctcgcctagtagcaagtgtgaatgggccctaaacgtaccttcttccgacgcgcgaacggctgtgggggagggggggggggggggaggggcagggaagggaggcgacgtttagctgcggcaccaagtgcctatttcatagagtttctaaataaaaaacctagagggaaaagtggcgctagtgtctacgggggttctcctgaacgtcgcctcaacctacatgggaatgatgggaagtacatgcttcggattgacttctgtcttgaaactggtggcgtttgcatgcggcgcagtaaacgaagctgtataaaaacattttcgtgcaaaatttaattttatttatgttgtgtttaatataatgcataatacattgagtaaagtttgtatgactttgagattgaagcatggtttaccaccagggtatgcatcgttctgcctgatttagcgccattgaataattatttatttactttcacaacagcaataacaaccgtgcatgtgcttatataaaaaatactcatcaaatatttatgggaataaaaattttgtattatgaaaaaagtgttgcgcctttgagagaaatgttacaagtgtcgtctgctacgacgcctgctcgctgcgaacgcggggaaagtgaacttttctcgcagacgcacttgcgaactctctcgctctttcgaaaggctgcatcggctgtcacgattgatgaacgtcttcgagtacttttaaacacacctgctgcagtgctatcttggacgcttgtggcctcttacgagcatgcttcactatattttatgttgacgtaccgcttcttctgaagtgcgcgccagcaactgttatgtcgtggctttgcgcttacccgttttgcgacagcagactacagccaggaagcagcaacctttcctaccacaaataagtttgtgttctacggattgtagcaactgtgcttggagcaaaactaagcgaaaccaaaactgacaaaaaatacctgtagactagttcgccagtcaacagaataccaatccgtagcctgtacttcccatcattcccatgatagttgaacgatcgcagcgccacattgccctctagttatactaatatgaaactctatggcctatttatatcagaggctccggcaacagtcaccaacgccgcacgcattttgagcgaacgcgggcaaaacgccggcggcgtcgacaacagttctgcgtgttgccggtgctgctgcatgtccaagtttatacagctgataaagctgctatcattgctccgtatagctctcttcaaatttgctatcgcaattgatgcttcgcctttcaggtgaaactgcgacaactttttgacacgctgttccgccgtcttgttcaacgtgttcttgcctcttgttcgcttgaaccgcgacaatatatatatatatatatatatatatatatataaacttctACCTGCGATTCGTTGTCCCTCatcatcaccgacatgccggccgagcaacgcaaggatccctggatcgcttctctgcttgacgttctctctcaccgttcgcttgaatctgtttcacgcgcCATTCGTCGCCAAGCGCAACACTTAGTggttcgtgaaggcttgttgtaccgccgcaattaccaaaccgatggccgcaggtggctgcttgttatcccacGTCacctgcgctcggacatatgcaccgccttccacgacgatccttaatgcggccacgctggcgtattcaagacctactcccgcctacgcctgaggtattactggcgcggcatgtatcgatacattcgccagtacgtgcggtcATGCCTTAAGTTCCAACGCCGctagactccccctcatagcaccgcggGACCTCCTCttcaacctttaccgtgccctgtaCGACCATTTGActgtgttggcattgatctttacggttccctcccgaacactcctgcaggcaaccggtggatcattgtcgccgtcgaccatctcacacggtacgctgaaacaactgcgctgccagctgccagcgcgatagacgtcgctcgcttccttcttcgctacctcattttgcgacacggtgcgccccgtgaattattaagcgatcgtggccgcgtcttctcaagcgctatcgaggcactgctccaagaatgccgcattgttcaccgcaccacctctgcataccatcctcaaaccaatggcatgacggagcgtttcaaccgtacccttggagatatacttgcgatgtacgtgtccgatgatcactccaattgggaccaggtgGTTCCCTTCGTCATGTACGCCTATAACTCTacgccacaagctaccaccggcttctctcctttctttcttctatatggacgtgaaccatcatgttccatggacaccattctcccctaccgacccgatgtttctgaagccacgcctgtttccgaagcggctgcttatgctgaagagtgtcgccaACTGGCttgctcgtttaccgcgcaagaccaatgtcgccaaaaatctcgccatgacgaatccgcatctagtGCTCACTATTCCccaggaatgctagtttggctctgggtcccgtccactactcccgacctttcgaccaagcttctctcgaattaccatggtccctaccgagtagtagagcaaacgtctcccgtgaactacatcatcgagccactcgagccatcttccgaccaccgctgccgagggcgtgaaacagttcacgtcgcacggctgaaaccgtgctaggacccctcctgtgctgtcattcccccAAGTCACCAGGTTGGCTCCGTTCTGCGTGGGGAgcgattgtaccggagcacatcggcaccagctctgtgccagccagtctggaagaagacgttgacgatcgtgtggctcgcgctaggtcggttttcaacgaaccagcttgttttaaccgtcaagcttgtcaagtctacctgccgaatactcttgtcacaatgtatatatatatatatatattgccacgtgttagtaacgctagaggacgaggacgaagaagtgttgttggctgctgcagCCGAatcagtaaacagccgttcgctcggaacggactgcctgccttttcctctcgcgacaaactggtggaggtgctgggctcgcatacgccctatgcctgctggtcctgaaccagaagctaccaacgctagtacctcagagactgcagaaatccgtcgaagcagccgtcgcctccaaggtcttccaccgcagtacagtcccctggcaaactctgcgaGGAAAATGGCAACAACCGCTAAGccaaaccgaggagatcccaaatgctgctgtaccttgcattgtaaacgcgcctcgcacgcctaacccgttccacggcgacgcctttgaggacgtagaggactggttagaccatttcgaccgggtcgccacctttaatgactggTATGCtcgccgtaagttgaagaacgtctacttttcccttttagacgcggcaagggtatggtacgagaaccacgaagcttcgtttaccagctggtaggagttttaccgcctgcttcgtgacgccttcagtacccctgaaaggaaagaaagagccgaacaggcactatcttccaggttccaaatgccgaacgaaaccgtcgccatgttcgtggaagacatgacatgattgttccgtcgggccgacccactaatgccagaagacaagaaggtgcgcatgttaatgcgaggcgtaaaagaacagcttttcgcgggcctcgtgcgcaatcctcctacaacggtgtcACAGTTCGTCCGTGAAgcaacagtcatggagcgcatgcttcggcagcggctatcgcagtatgaacgccagaccaccatgactgcggcatgctcgcttgtacctgcaagggatggcagggagtcccttaccgaacggcaggttgttcgagaagaactccagaagTATTATGGATCGACACCTCCGTGTGCCGCGGCCCTTACGGACGTCATTcaggaggaaatcaggcaggtggttcatcAATCGCCACCAACGCGAACCGAACCTCCTACGTTCTcgtacgccgatgctcttcgggCTTCTACGCCGTCAACGGCCCGTTTCCCGCATCCACCTACAGAGCCtcctcgacgcttcccaagcccaagccaccgcacgactctccaatgagactttcgtcctggtccgcggaagtcaacggtatggcgcgctcccgacaacagtccgttgtgttatcactgtggggaggctggacacttctatcgcgactgccattaccgacggattggtttgcggggataccatgcggacgcccgttgcccgcgctatggcgaacgcccaCACGAAATCGAGaagtacttggaaagcaaccgtcttcctcctgtccctcagcgaagacagtcgtggtcgccgtcacctcgtcggcacacatcaccaaaccgcgctcgatccgcctttgattccactggagtcaccggcggaagcccgcgccagggaaactgaaaacggcgacctccgggggtgaggccgctgtcatgcgaaccgtCAAATATCCTTcgccgacgccaccccctcgcgacgtaccgctgacgccttccttcgaaaccgccaaaagagcttctgctgctattactgtttccgtcgactgatatatatatatatatatatatatatatatatatatatatatgcagaaatGAAGTGAAGTCAGCAAGATACTTTGTGTTGTTAGACCCTTTTCGTGTACTGCAGCTTTGCAAAGGTTTTGCAAGCACTGATGTGCTTTGTACCTCCTGCATCCGAGTAGCAGCGTCTTGTCGAGGCACGCCTCGAGCGGTGGCTCCGTCAGCACGCAGCTCGACTCGCATTCGCGCCACGAGGTGAACCGGTTGGTGCCGCGGTTGCAGAGCTGCGCGGGCCGATCGTCGGCGGTGGCCAGGCAGGCGTTGAGTGACGCGCGGTAGAGGAACTCACGCCGAGGCTTGCGGCAGTGCGTGTAGAAGACAGCGCCGCACTCAGGTTTCGCCTACGACAAACAGCAGCGACGAGAAGAATGTGACGGTGAAGCTCTAGCCATCAAACTGTGGCAACCGGAGCTAGCCAGCCAAGCCAAGGAAAGTCAAGCTAAGGCAGatttgatagatagatagatagatagattagcaGGATTGGACTGATTGATTCAACACCCCACAGCAACATTAGCGATATGATAAATGATGTAGTAGAGGTCTCCCGATCAATTTGCGCCCCTTTGGGGTTATTTTACGAACACTATATACGCATAAGTAATATAAGTAAACGAGCATTTTTCAATTTTGCCccaccgaaatgtggccgccacgacTGGGAGTCGAACACGCTATCTCCGGCTCAGCAAAGACTGGCCAGCACAAGGACTGGTGAGCGTTTAGCGCTGCTGACATTTAGTAACCGGCTACTAAGCAATACTACGAGGCAGATTTCATGACAAATTGATAACTTCGTTTATTGTTTCAACTGTATGTGGATAATACTTCGCGTCGATCGGTCATCGTCGTCAGACTTACGGGTCTTCGGAACGGCAGCGCCAACAGATCCTCGGCAGTCACCGAGTCACCGCTGGCATTGCCGTATCCCACGCCCGGCTGTTCGGTGGTCAAGTCCTCCTCGGCTGGCTCACTCGTAGTGGACGGCGTCTTCCAGGAGGCCCCCGCTGATGCCTCATTTGCCTCAACgtcccgccgcgggggctcagtgaACGGAACCATGCCCGGGAGCAGCGGTTCGGTGGGCGCCACTCCTGAACCGAATGATTGCCATAGAGGGTACATTTCATCACCAGCGTATACGGTCCTACATCGGTGGTCACTGAAACTAATATTCACAAGCCTGCTCCTCAATGCTTTCGAGAAGAGGGCAGCCTTTCAGTTTAAAGCCACCAGGTTTGGACATTGCAAACAAACACGTGCAAAGGCATTCTTGTCTGCTAAATATTACATCAATGTTCGAGGCCACTTTTCCCGCCATAAGGGATTACGTCATATATACGCCTGGAGCCTGAAGCGCACAGATAGGCAGCAACACTGCGAGGAGTACGGGAAATGTCGCAgtgctgacgacaagcccactTATTTTGACTGCGGCGAATCAGGCGCATTTCTCGCCACACTTCTTGGGCATCGCGTAGCACCCAAAGAGGCCTCTAGAAATTTCCCATGCAGCGTCAACAAAAAAGGGagacgaaaaagaagaaagtttCCTCGTGCCATGGCCTCGCgacttttgttttgcttgtattTCGTCCACTCTACATAACATTCCCTTTAAAAAAATCATACAGATTCTACAAGGTTCATCTGGCAGCAAAGCTTCCACAGAAGCCGATACGTTCAAAATATGGCGGAACATCGGCGTTTCATGTTTCTTTGATCTTAGCACTATCTTtgtgacgagggaacacttccggggCAGCAAAAAATAATGTGATGCCATTTCCTTTAAAAACAGAAGTGGCGTCATTTTTGTTGTctaaggcgcgaaatttgtttttctGGCCTGAAATTGGAGCTGTATCTTCAAAGGGCCCGCAATTCGTCTCTATGGGCTTTTCTATCTTTTAGTGAACTCTATGTGCGCGCCTTCAATAGCTGCATTGCATTACATTCGATTGCGGCGTGAACGCCTGCTTTGATATCGGCGGCTAAAAAGGAGGCATTTATTGTTAAACAAGAAGTTAAAGagagtttcttttctttccttgcccCACGCACGTAACACTGATTAagaattttatttttcttgaatgAAATCAAACTATATCTCGTTTTATGAAaaaactgttttcctttcttAATGTTTGTTCCGTCCTCAcacaatcgctgctcccataaccacccttgttgACGTCGGTGACCATTGGTTCTggaccgcttttcgcccgaagatTCTAGACCCATTTGGATCGACTTTGGATTCCACGCACTGTGAAAATCGGTGTCGAGCGAAGCGCTTTGCATGTAGCTGGCTATCGCAGCCGTCGTTTGGGGTTGCGCAAAGCGTTATCAGATGGACCTACATGATTCTCTAAGGCAAGTAATTGATACTGTGGGCGACGACAGCCGcaaggtgacgacgacggcgataaTATGACGGTGAGGGTAGGACATATTTATTGTATTCCGTGAAGAAACATTATAACCTCTCCCGACACACTTTAGGCGAATCCGCAAAGCCGGTACTATTACACATAGCGCATTTAAGCTCTAGCTGCTACTAGGGAAATAGAGGGTTGGCAAATATTCACGCGTTCCATTCGATAATCACGCGCCGCTAGTTAGTGAACCTACTTTAGCTTCTAATACGCATAGAATAAAGCACAAACGTCTATGTAATTGAAAGACTGCGATTGAAAAACAAGTATGGTGCACCTCATAACCTCATAACACCTCATAACAGCCGACTTATCTGCAATGATCTGACTGCATACATCTCAAGTACAAATTTTCACCACCAGTTCGCGCCGCATACTGTCTTTCGTGACTTTCTGTGTCAATTCAAAAAAGTAATTGACTTGAATCGCAAACAGCATGCTCGATTCAATCGCTATAAATCGTGGGCTCTTCGAGTAACATCTCATGGCATGTTCCGGGTGGTTGCCGGCCCCTTTAAATTCCCGCGCCAATACCCCTGACGCCATGAATTTCTGCAGCTTATGctccgcacctttttttttcatttatcaaTAAATATTAAGCACAAAGTGTTAGAAAGTGAGAAAAGACTCAACATCGCCACTTCCGCGGTGCATAAAGACAGGCGTGACACGAACACAAGGAGAACGAAAAGAACAatcacacccccccccccccccctctctttcgTGTTGCCCAGCTCGTTCTTAATACAAGGCCTGTCTGAAAAATCTCTGATCATGCTTATTTCAGGGAAAACAACAGAGCAGATGATGCAACACTGTGTATCCTACAAGGAGGGTCCGTCATGTGTTGAGCATGCAGGTGCCACGACCTTCGCTTGCAGTACCTCTTGCATTGAGTACTGTCTTCCGATCTCGGCGTGATTCTTCAGTGGCCAAAAATTACAGAGCAAATTTAGGAACAATATTACGCAAAGTTCAGCGCTAAGCTTGGGGATTGTCACGCATAATCAACCCGAAAGATCCGAAGAGCGTTTGTAGATGACGCGATGGGTATGAAGCTGATAAGCATGTGGTGCAAACGATTCAAGGAAGACTAGACATCTGCTGAGATTGAGCCACGCTTTAGGAGGCACTCACTAAGCCATGGGGATAGGGTTTATCATTATGAAGCACGGACATTGATAATGAGAGATGGTCGGTTAATTCTCAAAGAAATTGCTCAGCTATAGTGCAGTGGATCAAATATGCTGTGAATGCCACTTTAAAGTCAATTTGGGTAAGCAGCGAATATCTTCAATATCTGTGCCCAGGATTTCGGCAAATTATAATGCCTGGCAACGGCACCAATATAACCACCCTTCTTCATGCAACTTCGGCTCATGTGATTCAGTATATATAGCCCATCACAGTATTTTGGAGATTTATAAGCCCCTTACTATCCAGCCCCTGCGACACTTGTTTTTTTTCCCCAACTGGCAGTGTTCCGGGACTGATATTAAAAGGGATGGAAAGATAACGGGACTCGATGTGTGAAGCAGGAGGGAGATGCTTTGAAAGGGTTAGACCAGCGacgctctgttttttttttttttttttttttttttttttttgcacgaagcATGGTCAGATACTTTTCAGAAAGACTTTTTATATCCGTGTTTTGCGCGCCAGCATTTAcgcaccatgaaaaactaccaACTTGTTCAGTTTTGTGTCGCTTCCAAGTAACAACATTAGATATCTTTCAGTGCTCAAAAGCAGCCCAAGAGTTGAAATAAATGGAATGTGGAAGACGGATGGAACAACCGTATAGCTTATCACTTCTCAGGACGGCTTCCAATCCGGACGTCGTCATTCCAAATTGACACCACATTCGATGCCTTCCGGCGTTTTCTAGTCGATAGGCATGCTTTGCGTGAGTATATTAGCGTAACGCGCCACGAGGCACCCTAAGGTTTGCCGTTCTAGGCTGCCCAGGAGTGCCCAGGGGCgctgctttcagccaatgagcgttggcGTAGGCAAGTTCTCGGACAGTCCCAGGCGGTCAGGGACGACAAATCGAAGATACCCACCGCTTGCAGCGAAAATCATTGGGGTTACCTGGCTCATAGTTACGAAATTACAACGAAAATTACTAGAAGGAACTCTGGCGCAACAATTGTTCAGGCCCCGTGGTTGCCAACCTGCGGCGGTGGCTTAGCCCCTTTAGTGCTGCGCTGcgaagcccgaggtcgcgggttcgaatcccgaccgcggcggccgcatttcgatgggggcgaaatgcaaaaacgctcgtgtcccGTGCAATGGGCGCACGTTTACGATCCcctggtgttcaaaattaatccggagtccttcactacggcgttcctcataatgaCATCGTGGTTTTACCACGCagaaccccagaattcaattcgaaTTCAATTCAAATCTTCGGTCCTGTGACTTCAAACGTTCTTGAGACGTTATTTATTGTGCTTTACCTTTGTAAACATCCGAACACTAAACACAGCAAGACAATTAGTCTCTGCGCACAGGCGTATCATTGCTGGTTCTAGTGCTTAAATGCAATGTATTAATGTGAGGCATTCTTTACGAACTTCAGACGCTTTGAATCTATCTACCCTCCTACGTCGTCATGCCATAACAGTCGTTTCTTCAATAGAATATATTAAAATAGGCATCGGGGGCATGACATGTATGCATACAAAACAtcaatgacatgtcatgacatcaatgcTATGACATATTTAATTGTCATGGCATGTAAGTCGTGAGCTAATGGTATGAATGAAATGGTGCCGTTGTGGTCGTTTCTTAACCCGATATATATCAGGATATGAATTACATGCATGCATGACCTCACATGGATCACATGACATGTCATGAAACTattcacatgcgtgtcatgataTGCATGGCATAAATTGCATGCCATGTCATTTGCATCATGACATGACTGTCGAGACATACATGCACATGACTTGTCATGGCATCAATGACATCACATGCTTGTCAAGGCACGTTTGTCACAAAATAAATGGTATGAATGACATGATtccgtcgtggtcgtttctttaactcaACATCTCATCATCATttttatcagcctatatttatgtccactgcaggacgaaggtctctccctgcgatctccaattacc harbors:
- the LOC119461607 gene encoding uncharacterized protein LOC119461607, which translates into the protein MVPFTEPPRRDVEANEASAGASWKTPSTTSEPAEEDLTTEQPGVGYGNASGDSVTAEDLLALPFRRPAKPECGAVFYTHCRKPRREFLYRASLNACLATADDRPAQLCNRGTNRFTSWRECESSCVLTEPPLEACLDKTLLLGCRRQDVRTSWWWFDGRVCLAWNFPAGGCPANGSAVFATADQCTARCTNPRYPPCTAPRTQPCSSEQLKFPFFAAEAPSSAVQGRRHCFRLTRRVLESHRCLTGANRFLTKAACESACKKKAPSTRP